Proteins encoded together in one Bacteroides ovatus window:
- a CDS encoding RagB/SusD family nutrient uptake outer membrane protein, whose amino-acid sequence MKKRINHILIALAGILTVSCNAWLDVTPDNAIADDDLFSTGFGYRNALNGIYTNLASDELYGKQLSWGFLSAISQQYNQKVGTISPMYADASELIYNTVDTEPVVTAIWEKGYKVIANLNKLIENILPTDISLFEYGEEEKKLIYAEALSLRAMMHFDLLRLFAPAPATNPSGTYLPYRDKYEAAVIEKSTVTDFIEKILKDLLEAEDILRKFDTEYHPEAMYASQMYEPTPEWNSRYRFNSGSYIDDMGAFFWYRGIRINYLALLGLKARVCIYAGPAYYRNAETAAKELYNTYYLQKRWIGFTEGENITCNLNSRYTKVSHDILFGLYKKQLATDYEQAVWGSSSSSSTTRLPLANIPSLFASDNTGVYTDYRLTYLIGTTNETQSKYYTLKYNPSVESVVEAMENPMIPVIRFSEICHILAEISSYNGKITDGINYLETVRKARGAERTLSLTVSTREQLDAEILLDIRKEMIGEGGTFYTYKRMNLSTVPDSDEEGEINMAGSYVLPLPASETTN is encoded by the coding sequence ATGAAGAAACGAATCAACCATATACTAATAGCCCTGGCAGGAATATTAACAGTCTCCTGCAATGCCTGGCTGGACGTAACGCCCGACAATGCGATTGCCGACGACGATCTGTTTTCCACCGGTTTCGGCTACCGGAACGCGCTAAACGGCATTTACACCAACTTGGCGTCCGACGAACTCTACGGTAAGCAACTTAGTTGGGGATTTCTAAGCGCCATCTCCCAACAATACAATCAAAAAGTGGGAACCATCTCTCCGATGTATGCCGATGCTTCCGAACTTATCTATAACACGGTCGACACCGAACCCGTCGTGACCGCTATTTGGGAGAAAGGTTATAAAGTAATAGCCAACCTGAACAAGCTCATCGAGAACATTCTGCCGACGGACATTTCTTTGTTCGAATATGGTGAAGAAGAGAAAAAACTCATTTATGCGGAAGCTTTGTCATTAAGGGCGATGATGCATTTTGACCTGCTCCGCCTGTTTGCTCCTGCGCCGGCAACCAACCCTTCCGGCACTTATCTTCCTTACCGTGATAAATATGAAGCCGCTGTGATAGAAAAGAGCACCGTTACCGATTTTATCGAGAAAATCCTGAAAGACCTGCTGGAAGCGGAAGACATTCTGCGTAAGTTTGACACCGAATACCATCCCGAAGCAATGTATGCTTCACAAATGTACGAACCTACTCCCGAATGGAATTCCCGTTACCGCTTCAATTCCGGTTCCTATATAGACGATATGGGCGCATTTTTCTGGTATCGCGGCATCCGTATCAACTATCTGGCATTGTTGGGGTTGAAAGCCCGTGTCTGCATCTATGCCGGCCCTGCCTACTACAGAAATGCAGAAACAGCCGCCAAAGAACTCTACAACACCTATTATTTGCAGAAGCGATGGATAGGCTTTACAGAAGGAGAAAACATCACTTGCAATCTCAATTCCCGATACACGAAAGTCTCCCATGACATCTTGTTCGGATTGTACAAGAAACAGTTGGCAACGGATTATGAACAGGCTGTATGGGGTTCTTCCTCCTCTTCGTCTACCACCCGTCTGCCGTTGGCGAACATCCCTTCCCTGTTTGCTTCGGACAACACTGGGGTATATACCGACTACCGGCTGACTTACCTGATTGGGACCACCAATGAAACCCAGTCTAAGTACTACACCCTCAAGTATAACCCTTCGGTAGAATCGGTGGTAGAAGCGATGGAGAATCCGATGATTCCCGTGATCCGGTTTAGCGAAATCTGCCATATCCTGGCGGAAATAAGCAGCTATAATGGCAAAATAACCGACGGCATCAACTACCTCGAAACAGTCAGGAAAGCCCGTGGAGCCGAGCGTACCCTTAGTCTGACAGTCAGTACCCGTGAACAACTGGATGCCGAGATACTGCTCGATATACGAAAAGAAATGATAGGTGAAGGCGGCACCTTTTACACCTACAAACGGATGAACCTCTCCACCGTACCCGACTCTGACGAGGAAGGAGAAATCAACATGGCCGGTTCCTATGTACTTCCATTGCCTGCAAGTGAAACAACGAACTAA
- a CDS encoding SusC/RagA family TonB-linked outer membrane protein, which yields MQKLNSGALNRILLFVYILSLSTNAIAQNKKNLKETYNLPPQGNYVYGRVIEKLSNEPMVGVTIRLDGHSNGVITDINGCYVLTLPEEGGLVIYSYIGFETRKIKTTSRQKVDVLMVEATESIQEVIVTGYNSIQKESFTGNTTKIEKEDLLRVNPNNLISAIQTFDPSFRIQENLAAGSDPNSLPQFVLRGQTGIGQTTLGQTSTSSISREVLSGNSNLPIFILDGFEVDVEKIYDLDMNSIHSINILKDAAATAMYGSRAANGVIVVERRAPEAGKFRVQYSGVLSAELPDLSSYNLMNAREKLETERLAGLYDSNTPEIAPYTNGYYQRLNNVLTGVDTYWLSQGLRTALNNKHSVFIDGGENDVRWGVELGFRGTEGVMKHSSRKNANAAFYVDYRIGGLQIKNKVTYTYNKSTDVPFNSFSDYSHLLPYMRLYDENGDYVRRLEKFDGASSTQVNPLYEINFYNSFDRSGYNEVTDDLSLNWRITDGLRLRGQFSVLMRNSTGDLYKDPASASYSASTGSINGEKTESTQKRTVIDGSLSLMYNNTFRGHNLNICLSSSMRQTQSTASETHYRGFPGGDLVSSNYAAEVYGKPSSSDNTTRLVGALFTSNYTYNNIYLADLTGRIDGSSEFGSDKRWSMFWSTGAGINIHNYDFMKSNELFSMLKFRASYGLTGKTNFSLYSAKDMYQLQTDSWYPTGYGVFLYQMGNPNLKWERKYTLDYGIEIGLWHDKVYLKASAYDERTIDLITDYTIPSSTGFTSYKENMGKVKNTGVELELRMRLYSDRNWLLQLYGSFARNKDTIVEISQAMRDYNKRVEELFSGYNPESSSDSKYAQTYLKYYEGASLTSIYGMKSLGISPTNGKEIYLRRNGDVTDVWSADEWTIIGDTAPKGQGSFGYTLSYKQLSMFASFLYTFGGDAYNNTLVSYVENADIKNDNVDKRVLLDRWQRPGDITTMKDIRDRNVTTGASSRFVQKNNTLQWSSLTMSYNFRPEQLRKLRLSGLRFSFTMNDLFYWSTIRQERGLDYPYSRSFNLTTNIIF from the coding sequence ATGCAAAAGCTAAATTCCGGGGCTTTGAATAGAATCTTACTATTTGTATATATTTTATCACTATCTACGAATGCAATAGCCCAAAACAAAAAGAATTTAAAAGAAACATACAATCTTCCTCCGCAGGGAAATTATGTTTATGGCCGGGTGATTGAGAAACTCTCCAATGAACCGATGGTAGGGGTGACGATTCGTCTGGATGGTCATTCCAATGGTGTAATTACCGATATAAACGGTTGCTACGTGTTGACCCTGCCCGAAGAGGGCGGTTTGGTCATCTATTCCTATATCGGTTTCGAAACCCGTAAAATCAAAACCACTTCCAGGCAGAAAGTCGATGTACTAATGGTAGAAGCCACTGAAAGTATTCAGGAAGTGATTGTGACCGGCTACAACTCCATACAGAAAGAAAGCTTCACTGGAAATACGACAAAGATAGAAAAAGAAGACCTGTTGAGAGTGAATCCTAACAACCTGATTTCAGCTATTCAAACCTTCGATCCCTCTTTCAGGATACAGGAGAATCTGGCAGCGGGGTCCGATCCCAACAGCCTGCCCCAGTTTGTCTTGCGTGGTCAGACCGGTATCGGACAAACGACACTGGGACAGACTTCTACCTCCTCCATCTCCCGGGAAGTCTTGAGCGGTAACTCCAATCTGCCTATCTTTATCCTGGATGGTTTTGAAGTCGATGTAGAAAAGATATACGACCTCGATATGAATAGCATCCACAGTATCAATATTTTGAAAGATGCTGCCGCTACTGCCATGTATGGTTCGCGTGCGGCTAACGGAGTCATTGTAGTTGAACGGCGTGCACCGGAAGCCGGAAAGTTTCGCGTACAGTACTCCGGAGTACTGTCTGCCGAACTGCCGGATTTATCTTCTTACAATCTGATGAATGCCCGTGAGAAATTAGAAACAGAACGTTTGGCAGGACTATATGACAGTAACACGCCGGAAATAGCCCCCTATACCAACGGTTACTATCAACGCCTCAATAATGTACTGACGGGTGTCGATACATACTGGCTTTCTCAAGGACTGCGCACAGCTTTAAACAACAAACACTCCGTCTTCATAGACGGTGGAGAAAACGATGTGCGTTGGGGCGTGGAACTGGGATTCAGAGGAACAGAAGGAGTGATGAAACACTCTTCCCGTAAAAATGCCAATGCCGCTTTTTATGTAGACTACCGTATTGGCGGATTACAAATAAAGAACAAAGTGACCTATACTTATAATAAAAGTACAGATGTCCCCTTCAATTCATTCAGCGACTATTCCCATTTACTTCCCTATATGCGCCTGTATGATGAGAATGGCGATTATGTCCGTCGTCTCGAAAAGTTCGACGGTGCCAGCAGTACACAAGTAAATCCACTGTACGAAATCAATTTCTACAACAGCTTCGATCGTTCCGGTTATAACGAAGTAACCGATGACCTTAGTCTGAACTGGCGCATCACTGACGGTTTGCGTCTGCGCGGACAGTTCTCTGTCCTGATGAGAAACTCGACCGGTGATTTATACAAAGATCCCGCTTCTGCCAGTTATTCAGCCAGTACAGGCAGCATTAACGGTGAAAAAACGGAATCCACGCAAAAGCGGACAGTGATAGACGGAAGCCTGTCACTCATGTACAACAATACTTTCAGGGGACACAACCTGAACATCTGCTTATCCTCTAGCATGAGACAGACGCAGAGCACAGCTTCCGAAACACATTACCGGGGATTTCCGGGTGGCGATCTTGTCTCATCAAACTATGCGGCAGAAGTGTATGGCAAGCCCAGCAGTTCAGACAATACCACCCGTCTGGTAGGAGCCTTATTTACTTCCAACTATACTTATAACAATATCTATCTGGCAGACCTTACAGGACGTATCGACGGCTCTTCCGAGTTCGGTTCCGATAAAAGATGGTCTATGTTCTGGTCGACAGGAGCAGGAATCAATATTCATAATTATGATTTTATGAAGTCGAACGAACTCTTCTCCATGCTGAAGTTCCGTGCCTCCTACGGGCTGACCGGAAAGACCAACTTCTCCCTCTATTCGGCTAAAGATATGTATCAGTTGCAGACAGACAGCTGGTACCCCACAGGGTACGGCGTATTCCTCTATCAGATGGGAAATCCGAACCTGAAATGGGAACGCAAATACACGCTCGATTACGGAATTGAAATCGGGCTATGGCATGATAAAGTCTATCTGAAAGCCTCTGCCTATGATGAACGTACTATCGACCTGATAACCGATTACACCATCCCTTCTTCTACCGGATTCACCTCCTACAAAGAGAATATGGGAAAAGTGAAAAATACCGGTGTCGAACTGGAACTGCGGATGAGGCTTTACAGCGATAGAAACTGGCTCTTGCAACTCTACGGCAGCTTTGCAAGAAACAAAGATACGATTGTCGAAATCTCCCAGGCAATGCGTGACTATAATAAAAGGGTAGAAGAACTGTTCAGCGGATATAACCCCGAAAGCAGCTCTGATTCGAAATACGCTCAAACATATCTGAAGTATTATGAAGGAGCTTCTCTGACCTCCATCTACGGAATGAAGTCATTGGGAATCAGCCCCACAAATGGCAAAGAAATCTATCTTCGCCGTAATGGTGATGTTACCGATGTATGGTCTGCCGACGAATGGACCATCATTGGCGATACAGCCCCCAAAGGACAAGGCTCGTTCGGTTACACCCTGTCTTATAAACAGTTGTCCATGTTTGCCTCTTTCCTTTATACCTTTGGCGGCGATGCTTACAACAATACCCTCGTCTCTTATGTAGAAAATGCTGATATTAAGAATGACAATGTAGATAAGCGGGTACTGCTCGACCGTTGGCAGAGGCCGGGAGATATAACTACGATGAAAGATATTCGTGACCGTAATGTCACTACCGGTGCTTCTTCGCGTTTTGTACAGAAGAACAATACCCTGCAATGGAGTTCATTGACAATGAGCTACAATTTCCGTCCGGAACAATTGAGGAAACTACGTCTGTCCGGCCTGCGCTTTTCGTTCACGATGAACGACTTGTTCTATTGGTCTACCATCCGCCAGGAGCGGGGACTGGATTATCCTTACTCACGTTCATTCAATCTGACTACTAACATCATATTCTAG
- a CDS encoding iron-containing alcohol dehydrogenase translates to MNNFIFYSPTEFVFGRDTEAQTGALVQKYGARKVMIVYGGGSVIRSGLLARVEKSLQEVGIPYCMLGGVQPNPIDTKVYEGIDLCRKESVDMMLAVGGGSVIDTAKAIAAGVPYDGDFWDFYIGKAVVAEALKVAVVLTIPAAGSEGSGNTVITKVDGLQKLSLRAPSVLRPVFAVMNPELTYTLPPFQTACGVADMMAHIMERYFTNTKEVEIGDRLCEGTLLAIIKEATTVMKDPENYGARANLMWCGTIAHNGTCGVGCEEDWASHFLEHEISAIYNVTHGAGLSVIFPAWMTWMTEHNVDKIAQYAIRVWGVADSADKKAVALEGISRLKTFFTSIGLPVTFKELGIENPDIDRLADSLHRNKGELVGNYVKLTKKDSKEIYRLAL, encoded by the coding sequence ATGAATAATTTTATCTTTTACAGCCCTACCGAATTTGTGTTCGGTCGGGATACGGAAGCGCAGACTGGTGCATTAGTACAGAAATACGGTGCACGTAAAGTCATGATTGTTTATGGTGGCGGTTCTGTGATACGTAGCGGCTTGTTGGCTCGTGTAGAGAAATCATTGCAGGAAGTAGGCATTCCCTATTGTATGCTGGGCGGTGTACAGCCTAATCCGATAGATACGAAAGTGTACGAAGGAATCGACCTTTGCCGGAAAGAAAGTGTAGACATGATGCTTGCCGTGGGTGGTGGCTCCGTAATCGATACGGCAAAAGCCATTGCAGCCGGAGTTCCTTATGACGGAGATTTTTGGGACTTCTACATCGGAAAAGCCGTTGTTGCGGAAGCACTGAAAGTAGCTGTTGTATTGACGATTCCTGCAGCCGGAAGCGAGGGCTCCGGTAACACTGTAATCACCAAAGTCGATGGATTGCAGAAATTAAGTCTCCGTGCTCCCTCTGTATTGCGTCCCGTTTTCGCCGTGATGAACCCGGAACTGACCTACACACTTCCTCCTTTTCAAACCGCTTGCGGCGTTGCCGATATGATGGCGCACATCATGGAACGCTATTTCACCAATACCAAAGAAGTAGAAATAGGCGACCGCCTGTGCGAAGGTACCCTGCTTGCCATCATCAAAGAGGCAACCACCGTCATGAAAGACCCTGAAAACTACGGAGCCCGTGCCAATCTGATGTGGTGCGGAACGATTGCCCATAACGGAACCTGTGGCGTAGGCTGTGAAGAAGACTGGGCTTCTCACTTCCTTGAACATGAAATCAGTGCGATTTACAATGTAACTCATGGTGCGGGACTTTCCGTTATCTTCCCTGCCTGGATGACATGGATGACAGAACATAATGTAGATAAGATAGCCCAATATGCAATCCGCGTGTGGGGAGTGGCAGATTCAGCTGATAAAAAGGCGGTGGCCCTTGAAGGAATTTCCCGCCTGAAGACCTTCTTTACTTCCATCGGTCTACCTGTTACTTTCAAGGAACTCGGTATTGAAAATCCGGATATCGACCGTCTTGCGGATAGCCTTCACCGGAATAAAGGCGAGTTGGTTGGCAACTATGTCAAATTAACGAAAAAGGATAGTAAAGAGATTTACCGTCTGGCATTATAA
- a CDS encoding lysylphosphatidylglycerol synthase transmembrane domain-containing protein — protein sequence MKNKYRNIFLAFGIIAVLIMIFTFDMDYQELWANLKRAGVYLPLVLLLWLFVYLINTVSWYIIIRSSGKTGFSFARLYKFTVTGFALNYVTPVGLMGGEPYRIMELKPYIGIERATSSVILYVMMHIFSHFCFWLSSVLLYVCLYPVGWVMGIILGAITVFCLLIATLFIKGYRHGMAVAVVRMGSRIPFLKKKVLHFASVHKEKLENIDKQIALLHQQKKQTFYSALLLEYTARVVSCLEIWLILNVLTTNVSFADCCLIAAFSSLLANLLFFLPMQLGGREGGFALAVGGLSLSGAYGVYAALITRVREMVWIVIGLALMKVGNFKQSKEKYSA from the coding sequence TGGGCGAATCTGAAGCGTGCAGGGGTATATTTGCCTTTGGTTTTGTTGCTGTGGCTATTTGTCTATCTTATCAATACAGTATCGTGGTACATAATCATCCGCAGTAGTGGCAAGACCGGTTTTTCATTTGCTCGGCTCTATAAATTCACAGTAACAGGTTTTGCACTTAATTACGTGACTCCTGTCGGGTTGATGGGTGGCGAGCCATACCGCATTATGGAGTTGAAACCCTATATCGGAATAGAGCGTGCCACTTCTTCCGTGATTCTTTATGTGATGATGCATATCTTTTCCCACTTTTGCTTTTGGTTAAGTTCGGTGTTACTTTACGTTTGTCTGTATCCGGTGGGGTGGGTGATGGGAATCATTCTGGGAGCCATTACTGTCTTTTGCCTGCTGATTGCTACTCTTTTTATAAAAGGTTATCGGCATGGGATGGCTGTGGCTGTTGTCCGTATGGGTAGTCGCATCCCTTTTCTGAAAAAGAAAGTCCTTCACTTTGCAAGCGTGCATAAAGAGAAGTTGGAAAATATAGACAAACAAATCGCCCTTCTCCACCAACAAAAGAAACAAACCTTTTATAGTGCCCTTTTGTTGGAATATACCGCCCGTGTAGTCAGTTGTCTTGAAATATGGCTGATACTGAACGTACTGACTACTAATGTCAGCTTTGCCGACTGCTGTCTGATTGCGGCTTTTTCTTCTTTACTTGCCAATCTTCTGTTTTTTTTACCCATGCAATTGGGAGGTCGTGAAGGAGGTTTTGCCCTCGCTGTGGGAGGTCTTTCCCTTTCCGGAGCTTACGGAGTCTATGCCGCTTTGATTACCCGGGTACGCGAGATGGTCTGGATTGTAATCGGCCTTGCACTTATGAAAGTAGGAAATTTTAAACAATCAAAAGAAAAATATTCTGCTTAA